The sequence CAGCTCATCAGCTTGGGTGGTGAGCACATCAAGCCCGGGCATGCTCTCGCCATGCAGCGTCTGGGGATCGCCAAAATCACCTTGGCTAAATCGGTCGGCTTCTGCTCGTAAATGCTGTTGGATCAGTTGGATTTGTTCAGTGTCGTTGGGGTCTTTGGCTCTGACTTGCTGAATGCCGCCGGCATCTGTTTGATTAAACACATGCGTTGTCTTGTCAAGGTCAAATGGCATAACGAGCGTTCCGCGCTCATGGATTTCTTGCTGGCGCTGATCTAATGTTTGTTTTTGGGTCCAACTAATTGCCACTGCCGCCGCGGCCACAACTGCCAATACGATGATAATAATATTTTTCTTCATAAATACGTTACTTGTATAAATTTATTATTTTGGTTAATTTCTCTTTTCGCTTTTTCTCACTTGTCTTTTTATCCGTTAATTCGTGCAACACAAAACCCTCCAATGTTCTGATTTTCAAAGCATTAAATGATTCGGCCACCGAAGCGGTTAAGTGGGCAATGTCGTGGCAAGGTTTATCTTCTGTGATATATCGTTTCAGCACCTTAAGCTGTCCTTCAATGCGGTTGATGTGATGAATGGTTTTTTTATGGCGTTCAAACCGTGAATGTTCCATACACATACATTATATACCCCTACCCCTATATGTCAAATATTACATTCCAAAAACGCGAGAACAGATCTCGCGTTTTTGTGTTTTACAATTCGAGATACCAGCTCGGACAGCCCTGGATCTCTCGATAAAAATTTTAATGTTCTCCCTCTGTACTCAAGGGCAGATATTTTTTAAAGTTTCCGTTAGCTGTCTTATTAATTTTGACATGCCCTTTTACCATGAGCCTTTATTCACTTGACTAGTTATAAATAATCTCATATAATCTAATATAGTATATATATTAGATTGCTTAATCCCCTATTATGACTAACTTCAATAAACGGCTTAAAAACTTGCCATA is a genomic window of Candidatus Buchananbacteria bacterium CG10_big_fil_rev_8_21_14_0_10_42_9 containing:
- a CDS encoding aspartate carbamoyltransferase → MKKNIIIIVLAVVAAAAVAISWTQKQTLDQRQQEIHERGTLVMPFDLDKTTHVFNQTDAGGIQQVRAKDPNDTEQIQLIQQHLRAEADRFSQGDFGDPQTLHGESMPGLDVLTTQADELEVEYKELEDGAQISYLSDNPEVLNAIHLWFMAQLTDHGTDAQPHLAQ